Proteins encoded in a region of the Methanobrevibacter millerae genome:
- a CDS encoding aldo/keto reductase has product MDYVTLSNGVKVPQLGFGVFQIPPQNTKKAVEDAISAGYRHFDTAQAYYNESDVGQAIADSGIPREEFFITTKIWHSHHSYEDAKKACEESLEKLQTDYIDLYLIHQNIGDVFATWRAFEELYEEGKVKAIGVSNFTPARFTNLALNSKITPMVNQIEVNPFYQQDGIEEFYKKFDTKVEAWGPLAEGRDNIFKNPLLSKIAEYHDKSVAQVILRWLTQRGIIVFPKSVKVERMEENFNIFDFELTDGEMKEIKSLQTNEPIANIDTPEFVEMISNFK; this is encoded by the coding sequence ATGGATTATGTAACATTAAGCAACGGTGTAAAAGTGCCTCAATTAGGCTTTGGTGTATTTCAAATACCTCCACAAAATACTAAAAAAGCGGTTGAAGATGCAATTTCTGCAGGATACAGACATTTTGATACTGCACAGGCATATTATAATGAATCTGATGTCGGTCAGGCTATTGCAGACAGTGGAATTCCAAGGGAAGAGTTTTTCATTACCACTAAAATATGGCATTCCCATCACAGCTATGAAGATGCTAAAAAAGCATGTGAGGAATCATTGGAAAAATTGCAGACAGATTACATTGACTTATATTTGATTCATCAAAATATTGGTGATGTGTTTGCTACATGGAGAGCATTTGAAGAACTATATGAAGAAGGAAAAGTTAAAGCTATTGGTGTATCCAATTTCACACCTGCAAGATTTACAAACTTGGCTCTCAATTCCAAAATAACTCCAATGGTCAATCAGATTGAAGTAAATCCATTTTACCAGCAGGACGGTATTGAAGAGTTCTACAAAAAATTTGATACAAAAGTTGAAGCCTGGGGGCCATTGGCTGAAGGCAGGGACAACATATTTAAAAATCCATTGTTGTCCAAAATAGCTGAATATCATGATAAGTCAGTTGCACAGGTAATACTAAGATGGCTAACTCAAAGAGGAATAATAGTATTTCCAAAATCAGTCAAAGTCGAAAGAATGGAAGAAAATTTCAATATTTTTGATTTTGAATTAACTGATGGTGAAATGAAAGAAATCAAATCTTTACAAACCAATGAGCCAATAGCCAATATTGATACTCCGGAATTTGTAGAGATGATTTCTAATTTTAAATAA
- a CDS encoding MFS transporter, translating to MKNENIIIYIMMLGTFGVLSTEMGVVGILPQIAEYFNVNITQAGLFVSLFALTIAICGIFMPLVFSKFDRKKSFILVLAIFTIFSTIGAFVTDFNIALICRIIPAIFHPIYCGLALTVAAEIVEPEKAQDAVSKVIMGVSAGMIVGVPITTFVATNFGYQYAMMWFSIVTLIALIATIIFFPSLPGKEQSYGGQVSVAKTGIFIISTLGVIFLNAGMYTSYSYISEFLNAITNIFGSELSIVLFIYGIASIAGNWIGAKLLNSNTNKTVLSFPIIFSILLLGVFTFGSMKIPTIILMALWGLLAGIGNDIAQYWMVSAAPQAPEFANGIFLSMGNVGVTIGTTIAGAVVLSMGVQYVMLAAIAVLILDLILLFIRTNRYTTEA from the coding sequence ATGAAAAATGAAAATATTATAATTTATATCATGATGTTAGGTACTTTCGGTGTATTAAGCACTGAAATGGGAGTAGTGGGAATTCTACCCCAAATAGCCGAGTATTTTAATGTAAACATTACACAGGCAGGATTATTTGTAAGCCTATTTGCATTGACAATTGCAATATGTGGAATATTCATGCCTCTTGTCTTTTCAAAATTTGACAGAAAAAAAAGCTTCATTTTGGTTCTTGCAATATTTACCATATTTTCAACAATAGGCGCATTCGTAACAGATTTCAATATTGCTTTAATCTGCAGAATAATTCCAGCAATATTTCACCCAATCTACTGCGGACTTGCACTGACAGTAGCCGCGGAAATTGTAGAGCCCGAAAAGGCACAGGATGCTGTAAGTAAGGTAATTATGGGAGTATCTGCAGGAATGATTGTAGGAGTTCCTATCACAACATTCGTTGCGACAAACTTCGGCTACCAATATGCAATGATGTGGTTCAGTATCGTGACACTTATAGCATTGATAGCAACAATAATATTTTTCCCAAGCCTGCCTGGAAAAGAGCAATCCTATGGAGGCCAAGTATCAGTTGCAAAAACGGGAATTTTTATCATATCCACATTAGGGGTCATATTCCTAAATGCAGGAATGTATACATCATATTCATATATTTCAGAGTTTCTAAATGCAATAACAAACATATTCGGAAGCGAATTGAGCATAGTGCTTTTTATCTATGGAATTGCATCAATTGCAGGAAACTGGATTGGAGCAAAACTGCTCAACTCAAACACCAATAAGACAGTTCTGTCATTTCCAATAATATTTTCAATATTGCTTTTGGGCGTATTCACATTCGGATCAATGAAAATACCAACAATAATATTAATGGCATTGTGGGGATTATTGGCCGGAATAGGTAATGATATAGCCCAATATTGGATGGTATCTGCAGCACCACAGGCACCTGAGTTTGCAAATGGAATATTTTTGAGTATGGGTAATGTGGGCGTAACTATTGGAACAACAATAGCTGGAGCAGTTGTATTGAGCATGGGAGTTCAATATGTAATGCTTGCGGCAATAGCCGTCCTTATTCTTGACCTAATACTATTATTTATAAGAACTAATAGATATACTACTGAGGCATAA
- a CDS encoding MarR family winged helix-turn-helix transcriptional regulator, which yields MNLPEQFYKENSENIFIYHYVEEIIASFSSHLKKNLDEEDINKAEFPFLIRIRYSKKTTQKELVELFKVSEGYTAKLLRKFEDKGYITRHEDPDNRRIKIVELTKKGIEKTDRLAKIIEQWETKVTTDMTQEEVKLLKKLLFKVVE from the coding sequence ATGAATCTTCCAGAACAGTTTTACAAAGAGAATTCAGAAAACATTTTCATTTACCACTATGTTGAAGAGATAATTGCCAGCTTTAGCAGCCACCTGAAAAAAAATCTGGATGAAGAGGACATAAACAAAGCGGAATTTCCATTTTTAATCAGAATACGCTACAGCAAAAAAACAACACAAAAAGAGCTTGTTGAGTTATTTAAAGTTAGTGAAGGATATACTGCAAAGCTTTTAAGGAAATTTGAAGATAAAGGCTATATCACAAGACATGAAGACCCTGACAACAGAAGAATTAAAATTGTAGAGTTGACAAAAAAAGGCATTGAAAAAACAGACAGACTGGCAAAGATAATTGAACAATGGGAAACAAAAGTAACTACAGACATGACACAAGAAGAAGTGAAATTATTAAAAAAGCTATTATTTAAGGTAGTTGAGTAA
- a CDS encoding class I SAM-dependent methyltransferase, protein MVAKKITQCRKPHGKEGIQTIKNMNENHKDISNFAFKCIDVGKNDKILDIGCGGGINIEKFLKLTENNVDGLDYSEISVGESIKRNQKAVDKGKCKVMQADVSRMPIDDETYDLVSAFETIYFWPDIENTFKEVSRIITPEGRFMIAQGTDGNHPDDEKWLSTVEGMNVYTADMLKKYLLNAGFSSVKSFKKENDYILVVIAQK, encoded by the coding sequence ATGGTTGCCAAAAAAATTACACAATGCAGGAAACCTCATGGAAAGGAAGGAATTCAGACAATAAAAAACATGAATGAAAACCATAAGGACATATCCAATTTTGCATTCAAATGCATTGATGTTGGAAAAAACGATAAAATCCTCGATATAGGCTGTGGTGGAGGAATTAACATTGAAAAATTCCTCAAATTAACAGAAAATAATGTTGATGGTCTTGACTATTCAGAAATATCTGTGGGAGAGTCAATCAAAAGAAATCAGAAAGCTGTTGATAAAGGAAAGTGTAAAGTAATGCAGGCCGATGTGAGCAGAATGCCTATTGATGATGAAACATACGATTTGGTATCTGCATTTGAAACTATATATTTTTGGCCAGATATAGAAAACACATTCAAGGAAGTATCAAGAATCATCACACCCGAAGGAAGATTCATGATTGCACAAGGAACAGACGGAAATCATCCTGATGATGAAAAATGGCTAAGCACCGTAGAGGGAATGAATGTATATACAGCGGACATGTTGAAAAAATACTTATTGAATGCAGGTTTTTCAAGTGTTAAAAGCTTTAAAAAAGAAAATGACTATATTTTAGTGGTAATTGCACAAAAATAA
- a CDS encoding NADH-dependent flavin oxidoreductase, with protein MKSIFDKCKFGDFKLNSRIIRTGLWESQQKDLNAIYDRYDKIASSGVGLITSELFSIYPKDKFVEHSHRMDSTNFMVMASKMAEITHSYDVPILGQVEFIKYNRGIDLDISVNDLVMEDIRKIQSDIIAAAKKLEFAGFDGIQLSIGNNFFLSKFINPYYNQRTDDYGGSVFNRMRLVLELIKVMKDNLNLHISCKVNSFDERKDGFNSAESIEACKLLEKVGVDSIQVTRPLSPLYFTKKLSGEDDLLDYSKKLIDSVNVPVILGGGFNDMGHINNILNSTDIEFLSMYRPFVAENDFLAKWESGECTKSRCLMCNNCYRTKKSVCYH; from the coding sequence ATGAAAAGTATATTTGATAAATGTAAATTTGGAGATTTTAAACTTAACAGTCGTATCATTAGAACAGGACTCTGGGAATCTCAGCAAAAAGATTTGAATGCCATTTATGATAGGTATGATAAAATCGCTTCAAGTGGTGTTGGATTGATAACTTCTGAACTGTTTTCAATATATCCAAAAGATAAATTCGTAGAGCACTCACATAGGATGGACAGCACAAATTTCATGGTCATGGCTAGTAAAATGGCTGAAATCACTCACAGTTATGATGTTCCGATATTGGGTCAGGTAGAATTCATTAAATACAATCGTGGCATTGATTTGGATATTTCTGTAAATGATTTAGTGATGGAAGATATTCGAAAAATTCAGTCAGATATTATTGCAGCTGCTAAAAAACTAGAATTTGCTGGTTTTGATGGAATTCAGCTATCTATAGGCAATAATTTTTTCTTATCCAAATTCATCAATCCTTATTATAATCAAAGAACTGATGATTATGGTGGAAGCGTATTCAACAGGATGCGTCTTGTATTGGAATTGATTAAGGTAATGAAAGATAATCTTAATTTACATATCAGCTGTAAAGTAAACAGTTTTGATGAAAGAAAGGATGGTTTTAATTCTGCTGAAAGTATTGAAGCATGTAAATTACTTGAAAAGGTTGGTGTTGACAGCATTCAAGTAACAAGGCCTCTTTCACCTTTGTATTTTACTAAAAAATTATCTGGGGAAGATGATTTGTTGGATTATTCTAAAAAATTAATAGATTCTGTAAATGTTCCGGTAATTTTAGGCGGAGGATTTAATGATATGGGACATATAAATAATATATTGAATTCGACTGATATTGAATTTCTTTCAATGTATAGGCCATTTGTGGCTGAAAATGATTTCCTTGCCAAATGGGAATCTGGTGAGTGCACTAAATCCAGATGTTTGATGTGCAATAACTGTTATAGAACTAAAAAAAGTGTTTGTTATCATTAA
- the budA gene encoding acetolactate decarboxylase → MLNKKIILLTLIILTLFSISVVSADNVMVMKDDSIHQVSIMQAFMHGEYEGVISVGDLKLNGDTGLGTFEGVDGEMIVLDGVVYKAKADGSIQVMPNNERVPFAVVTNFDEDASIPKISANNFSDLTSQLDKELDKLGKNNMYVVKIKGDFSNITVRSIEKQDKPYKEFNEVAKTDQKVFNYTNQSGTIVAVHFPNYMGDVNMAGWHMHFLSDDKTKGGHVLEFNKTNASVGIDIISEFNMLLSSSESFTKMDLSEDMTNKISQVE, encoded by the coding sequence TTGTTAAATAAAAAAATAATTTTACTAACACTTATCATTTTAACATTATTTTCCATTTCTGTAGTTTCTGCAGACAATGTGATGGTAATGAAGGATGATAGCATTCATCAGGTTTCTATAATGCAGGCATTTATGCATGGGGAATATGAGGGTGTTATTTCTGTCGGTGATTTGAAATTGAATGGTGATACCGGTCTTGGAACCTTTGAGGGCGTCGATGGAGAAATGATTGTTTTGGATGGTGTTGTCTACAAGGCAAAAGCTGACGGCAGTATTCAAGTTATGCCAAATAATGAAAGAGTACCTTTTGCGGTTGTAACAAATTTTGATGAAGATGCATCAATACCTAAAATATCAGCCAATAACTTTTCCGATTTAACTTCTCAATTGGATAAAGAGTTGGATAAGTTGGGAAAAAATAATATGTATGTAGTCAAAATCAAAGGGGATTTTTCAAACATTACTGTTAGAAGCATAGAAAAACAGGATAAGCCATATAAGGAATTTAATGAAGTTGCAAAAACAGACCAAAAGGTTTTTAACTATACAAATCAATCAGGAACAATTGTCGCAGTCCATTTCCCTAATTATATGGGTGATGTAAATATGGCAGGATGGCATATGCATTTCTTGTCTGATGATAAAACAAAAGGAGGTCATGTTTTAGAGTTCAACAAGACTAATGCCTCTGTAGGCATAGATATTATCAGTGAATTTAACATGCTTCTATCCTCATCGGAATCATTTACTAAAATGGATCTCTCTGAAGACATGACGAATAAAATTTCTCAAGTTGAATAA
- a CDS encoding adenylosuccinate synthetase, producing the protein MTCSILVGGAWGDEGKGKCITYLCSNDKPSIIARAGVGPNAGHSVEFNGEKYGLRLTPSGFVHTDAKLMIGAGVLVNPDVLYKEFDDLAKYNVKERMSIDSRCAIITEDHMDRDKSSEHLAKKIGSTGSGCGPANSDRVMRTINLARDYPELEEYITDVSLEVNEAINDGEEVFIEGSQGFALSLYYGTYPFVTSKDTTASTFAADVGVGPTKVDEVIDVFKAYISRVGEGPFPTEMTQEEAESRGLEEYGVVTGRRRRIGYFDMELAKESCRINGATQIALTCVDRLYPDCARTQDYNDLSAETKAFINDIESETNVPVTIISTGPDLKDTIDLRKELL; encoded by the coding sequence ATGACTTGTAGTATTTTAGTAGGTGGAGCATGGGGTGATGAAGGTAAAGGAAAATGTATTACTTACCTTTGCAGTAATGACAAACCATCCATTATTGCTCGTGCAGGTGTAGGTCCGAATGCAGGACATTCTGTCGAGTTTAACGGTGAAAAATATGGTTTAAGATTAACCCCATCAGGATTTGTACACACTGATGCTAAACTCATGATTGGGGCTGGAGTTTTAGTGAATCCGGATGTACTTTATAAAGAATTTGATGATTTAGCAAAATATAATGTAAAGGAAAGAATGTCAATTGACTCACGATGTGCAATTATTACTGAAGACCATATGGATAGAGATAAATCTTCAGAGCATTTGGCTAAAAAAATAGGAAGTACGGGTTCCGGATGCGGACCAGCAAACTCGGATAGAGTTATGAGAACTATAAATCTTGCTCGTGATTATCCTGAACTTGAAGAATATATAACTGATGTTTCCTTAGAAGTAAATGAAGCCATTAATGATGGTGAAGAAGTATTCATTGAAGGATCCCAAGGTTTTGCTTTATCACTTTACTATGGAACCTATCCTTTTGTAACCAGTAAGGATACTACAGCATCCACATTTGCTGCTGATGTTGGTGTAGGTCCAACCAAAGTCGATGAGGTCATTGATGTATTTAAAGCTTATATTTCACGTGTTGGAGAAGGACCATTCCCAACAGAAATGACTCAGGAAGAAGCTGAAAGCAGAGGATTAGAAGAATACGGTGTTGTAACCGGACGTCGTAGAAGAATCGGTTACTTTGATATGGAACTTGCGAAAGAATCATGCAGAATCAATGGTGCAACTCAAATTGCATTAACCTGTGTTGACAGATTATATCCGGATTGTGCAAGAACACAGGATTACAATGATTTGTCTGCTGAAACAAAAGCATTCATTAATGATATTGAATCAGAAACAAATGTTCCAGTAACTATCATTTCAACTGGGCCTGATTTAAAAGATACTATTGACTTAAGAAAAGAATTATTATAA
- a CDS encoding histidine kinase dimerization/phosphoacceptor domain -containing protein: MHIERQFRELEKIEEISAYNINKIDLFEHAPQFKKPEKIPLSNIISYVQSDVNMFIPIEGEEDYIVNRLGWNILQRGNIKLEDVEGRKLSECSPFFYKIFNEPFKEILKTKEPKAMRIFYYVSDKIQTLTNVQILCDEGNIFVISDYVDGLHDEKSLEEKKIEDDANKSNLIEYFSQTGSYYKIRNEYTWTQGIYNIINRSPESNDAYYNIIFDLVIPEDKPLVKELLDTMSPETDSYENIIRIKTRDGHIKYLDTYLYSKFDENRNEISHYGLFKDVSLDSHKHMTRPVDFMLNGFNHNSRLSLLVEPLSKRYEFSEGFYDIVEVPHEKYIHSQEILKNIVEEDVKENIKQLINGEIEEVNTILTYKVNGNPENLKICELFIEVFSYGNNKHSIGFLTDITDMKKKQKELIESNANKNILIKEVHHRVKNNLQVLNSFLNLERRAYGNNPNRILDNMQARLSSLALLHEKTYNTTDFLNINLKEYIEDQDETLQGLFSAKHINFKSEIDENIHLSIQIITPLLLIVDELTMNAIKHAFPDENMENKTITKRIDYIDENICEFILEDNGVGLESPEQLINHNLGWEIVKSLTKQLNGKIEIMNTEVGTAFKLTFPTSFDYSLDEKGGN, encoded by the coding sequence ATGCATATTGAAAGACAATTTAGAGAACTGGAAAAAATTGAGGAAATCAGTGCATATAATATAAATAAAATTGATTTATTTGAACATGCACCGCAATTCAAAAAGCCAGAAAAGATTCCTCTGTCCAACATAATCAGTTATGTACAATCTGACGTTAATATGTTTATACCGATAGAAGGTGAAGAAGACTATATTGTCAATAGATTAGGTTGGAATATTCTTCAAAGAGGAAATATTAAATTGGAGGATGTTGAAGGTCGTAAACTAAGTGAATGCTCACCGTTTTTCTATAAAATATTTAATGAGCCATTTAAAGAAATCCTAAAGACAAAAGAACCAAAAGCAATGCGAATTTTTTATTATGTGAGCGATAAAATTCAGACATTAACCAATGTCCAGATACTCTGTGATGAGGGGAATATCTTTGTTATTTCAGATTATGTTGATGGTCTGCATGATGAAAAAAGCTTAGAAGAGAAAAAAATTGAAGATGATGCAAACAAATCCAATTTAATCGAATACTTCTCTCAGACAGGAAGCTACTATAAAATAAGAAATGAATATACATGGACCCAAGGAATTTATAACATCATCAACAGGTCACCGGAATCCAACGATGCATATTACAATATTATCTTTGATTTAGTAATTCCAGAAGACAAGCCATTGGTTAAAGAATTGCTTGACACAATGAGTCCAGAAACAGATTCCTATGAAAACATCATCAGAATCAAAACACGCGATGGACATATCAAATATTTGGATACATACCTATACTCCAAATTTGATGAAAATAGAAATGAAATCAGCCATTACGGTCTGTTTAAGGACGTGAGTCTTGATTCACATAAACACATGACACGTCCTGTTGACTTTATGCTGAATGGATTCAATCATAATTCCAGATTATCACTACTTGTTGAACCGTTAAGCAAAAGATATGAATTCAGTGAAGGATTTTATGACATTGTCGAAGTACCTCATGAGAAATATATCCACAGTCAGGAAATACTCAAAAATATTGTGGAAGAGGATGTCAAAGAAAACATTAAACAGTTAATCAACGGCGAAATTGAAGAAGTAAATACAATTCTTACATACAAGGTCAACGGCAATCCTGAAAACTTGAAGATATGTGAATTGTTTATTGAAGTGTTCAGTTATGGAAACAACAAGCACAGCATCGGATTTTTAACCGACATTACAGACATGAAGAAAAAACAGAAGGAACTGATAGAATCCAATGCCAACAAAAACATCCTAATAAAAGAGGTGCACCATAGAGTTAAAAACAACTTACAGGTATTGAACAGTTTCTTAAACCTTGAAAGACGTGCTTATGGAAATAATCCGAATAGAATTTTGGACAATATGCAGGCACGCTTATCATCACTTGCACTGCTGCATGAAAAAACATACAATACAACAGATTTCTTAAATATCAACTTGAAAGAATATATTGAAGACCAGGATGAAACTCTTCAAGGTTTATTCAGCGCAAAGCACATCAACTTCAAATCAGAAATTGATGAAAACATTCATTTATCCATTCAGATAATTACCCCATTACTATTAATAGTAGATGAACTTACAATGAATGCTATTAAACATGCATTTCCTGATGAAAATATGGAAAATAAGACTATTACAAAAAGAATTGATTATATTGATGAAAATATTTGTGAATTTATCCTAGAAGACAATGGAGTAGGTCTTGAAAGTCCCGAACAACTTATAAACCACAATTTAGGTTGGGAAATAGTAAAAAGCCTTACAAAACAATTAAACGGAAAAATTGAAATAATGAATACTGAAGTTGGAACAGCATTTAAACTAACATTCCCAACAAGTTTTGATTATTCACTAGATGAAAAAGGAGGAAACTAA
- a CDS encoding histidine kinase dimerization/phosphoacceptor domain -containing protein — MKIQREYWKLEDLEEISIYDISERELFKYVDPVTEVPPIPFKNTLRSLPCDMDVFIPYNDGEDFIIHMLGLTALERGNIRLKDVEGRLLSECSPGFHSIFHKAFYEVYKTEKPKKFRVNYYENDKLARLSNVKILYDMGKIILISELKYTNETKFLEENFKNYDENKANLIEYFSQTGSYYKINDKYSWTQGVYNIINRSREENDEYYNIIFDLAIPEDRPLIDKIQKKLDSGVAAYESVIRIKTHDGILKYLDLNFYSKFDENDELISRYTLIKDITKNSNKQITRPVDFLLNGFKKSKKQALLVEPLNQKQYEYSEGFYDIVEEDKETYSNRKVIIENIVEQETVENFRRLFNREISELEETFTYNVKGNPENQKICEIYIEVFEFGQEEHSIGFLTDITEERSKQIALQEANEHQTVLIKEVHHRVKNNLQILNSFLNLEKRAYKNQPNIIIDHMQSRLSSLALLHEKTYNTTDFKNINLKDYIIDQDNKLKSLIGLRDGIEFKSTVQDDINLSIEIITPLLLVVDELTMNAIKHAFPTDWPNKTISKEFRKIDDNTGELIIKDNGVGIDKTKKDMKHSLGCEIIKNLTKQLDGDIKNIDVEKGTAYRLLFPLTMEHTISQ, encoded by the coding sequence ATGAAAATACAAAGAGAATATTGGAAACTGGAAGACCTTGAAGAAATAAGCATCTATGACATTTCAGAAAGAGAATTATTCAAATATGTGGATCCAGTAACCGAAGTACCTCCCATCCCATTCAAAAATACATTAAGAAGCCTTCCATGCGATATGGATGTTTTCATACCATACAATGACGGTGAAGATTTTATAATACACATGCTGGGATTGACTGCACTGGAAAGAGGAAACATAAGATTAAAAGATGTTGAGGGAAGATTATTAAGCGAATGCTCACCGGGATTCCATAGCATTTTCCATAAAGCATTTTATGAAGTTTACAAAACAGAAAAACCTAAAAAATTCCGTGTCAACTATTATGAAAACGATAAACTGGCAAGACTATCTAATGTGAAAATATTATACGATATGGGAAAAATCATTCTAATATCAGAGCTGAAATACACCAACGAAACCAAATTTTTAGAAGAAAACTTTAAAAATTATGATGAAAACAAAGCGAATCTGATTGAATACTTCTCACAAACAGGAAGTTATTATAAAATCAACGATAAATATTCATGGACCCAAGGTGTCTATAACATTATTAATCGTTCAAGAGAAGAAAATGATGAATATTACAATATTATATTTGATTTGGCAATACCTGAAGACAGACCTTTAATAGATAAAATTCAGAAGAAATTGGATAGCGGGGTCGCTGCTTATGAATCAGTCATACGAATTAAGACTCATGACGGTATTTTAAAGTATCTGGATTTGAATTTCTATTCAAAATTTGATGAAAATGATGAATTGATAAGCCGTTATACTTTAATTAAAGACATTACCAAAAATTCAAACAAGCAAATTACAAGACCCGTTGACTTTTTGCTGAATGGATTTAAAAAGTCCAAAAAACAGGCTTTGTTAGTCGAGCCGTTAAATCAGAAACAATACGAATACAGCGAAGGCTTTTATGATATAGTGGAAGAAGATAAAGAGACTTATTCAAACAGAAAAGTAATCATAGAAAATATCGTTGAACAGGAAACTGTAGAAAATTTCAGAAGACTATTCAATAGAGAAATCTCAGAACTTGAAGAAACATTTACATATAATGTTAAAGGAAATCCAGAAAATCAGAAGATATGTGAAATTTACATTGAAGTCTTTGAATTTGGACAAGAGGAACACAGTATTGGATTTTTAACAGACATTACTGAAGAAAGAAGTAAACAGATTGCTCTTCAAGAGGCAAATGAGCATCAAACCGTATTGATAAAAGAGGTTCACCACAGAGTTAAAAACAATCTCCAGATTTTAAACAGTTTCCTGAACTTGGAAAAAAGAGCATATAAAAATCAGCCCAATATAATTATTGACCATATGCAATCAAGATTATCTTCACTGGCACTGCTGCATGAAAAAACATACAATACCACCGATTTTAAAAATATTAACTTAAAAGATTATATCATTGATCAGGATAATAAACTTAAAAGTTTAATAGGCTTAAGAGATGGTATTGAATTTAAATCAACTGTCCAGGACGACATTAATCTTTCAATTGAAATCATTACACCATTGCTTTTGGTTGTTGACGAATTGACCATGAATGCAATCAAACATGCATTCCCTACAGATTGGCCAAATAAAACAATAAGCAAAGAATTCAGAAAAATTGATGACAATACAGGAGAATTGATTATTAAGGATAATGGTGTGGGTATTGATAAAACCAAAAAAGATATGAAGCACAGTCTTGGATGCGAGATTATTAAAAATCTGACAAAGCAATTGGATGGAGATATTAAAAATATTGATGTTGAAAAAGGAACTGCATATAGATTACTATTCCCGTTGACAATGGAACATACAATTTCACAATAA
- a CDS encoding response regulator, which yields MNERILIVEDEAITALDLKYSLEELGYEVIDTVDTGQDAIDTAAETIPDVVLMDIKLKGDMEGIEAEEVISELRIPIVYLTANTDIDTFEKSNVKGSYGFISKPYDITKLDKTLKITIKRSQMEAKKINDAQGFNE from the coding sequence ATGAATGAACGCATATTAATTGTTGAAGATGAAGCAATCACTGCACTTGACTTGAAGTATAGTTTGGAAGAACTTGGATATGAAGTTATAGATACAGTAGATACAGGTCAAGATGCAATTGATACTGCTGCAGAAACCATTCCTGATGTTGTATTAATGGATATAAAATTAAAAGGAGATATGGAAGGAATAGAAGCAGAAGAAGTAATTTCTGAACTAAGAATACCTATTGTTTATTTAACCGCGAACACAGATATTGACACTTTTGAAAAATCTAATGTGAAAGGATCATACGGATTTATTTCAAAGCCATATGACATTACCAAATTAGATAAAACATTGAAAATAACAATCAAAAGGTCACAAATGGAAGCAAAAAAAATAAACGATGCACAAGGGTTTAATGAATAG